In one window of Pieris brassicae chromosome 10, ilPieBrab1.1, whole genome shotgun sequence DNA:
- the LOC123715222 gene encoding nose resistant to fluoxetine protein 6-like yields MLYYFLFFVSVGGVIGSNMELNATLLEWFPPLYGLDNWALCQKPTDKYCIVDAALYSSKPSSLLDVLKEYSSQTLKHFNRTQIHRGLCITRCGVNTTDVLEAAQACINNEVQKYELQAEVLSPQRCSTPGSKRASGSARALGVVMASIIILTIAATVVEFYKFKIGNKYLTAFSLINNWKILTGDRSKANNEERMKDLNSLVGIRVLAVEGVIFAHVLLCFVYTYTDNPEYVERMYDNIGWKLVFNSPLWLQAFFAMTGFITAYSLLIYTEKRELSIWTCILAIAHRWMRLTPTSMFVIWFSIAWYPLMGSGPHWTWVVDRESQDCLERWSYHLIHIQNYLPLGKFCSAQTWYIATDFQLHVFGIMLMFVLLRFRRLVFPVLTTILVVSAAWTAFDVYYYNLLPIIAAQSPEVLRTIYKDSKLHQLIYLPMWMNLAGYACGIAVGFIHYNNQQNGVKLNEKKWFSILSQVSLNLVNVVIFVGIPFLGDKTPPLWASVIYAAFDRTIFSLLFSTFLLGIISKCKSPFLTICSWRGYRFLARLTYCAYILHFTILRLAIAYNTQLGHTSIFGMISLLILGTVLTYIVSIPVSLLIELPIMQLWKALLSNIVSSSIQETPNQRNLSGVKSQNED; encoded by the exons atgttgtattattttctCTTCTTTGTGAGTGTTGGAGGTGTTATAGGTAGTAATATGGAACTGaatg CAACGCTTTTGGAATGGTTTCCGCCACTTTACGGCTTAGATAATTGGGCGTTATGTCAGAAGCCCACGGACAAGTATTGCATTGTTGACGCTGCCCTGTATTCTAGCAAGCCTTCATCACTTCTTGATGTTTTAAAG GAGTATTCTTCTCAAACTTTGAAACACTTCAATAGAACCCAAATTCACAGAGGCCTCTGCATAACGCGATGTGGGGTGAACACTACCGATGTGCTGGAGGCGGCGCAGGCCTGCATCAACAACGAAGTTCAAAAATATGAGCTTCAG GCTGAAGTACTTTCACCGCAAAGATGTTCTACGCCAGGTTCCAAGCGAGCGTCAGGCTCTGCGCGTGCGCTGGGCGTCGTCATGGCCTCGATTATAATACTTACAATCGCCGCTACAGTAGTGGAATtctataagtttaaaattg gcaataaatatttgacggCATTTTCTTTAATCAACAATTGGAAGATCTTGACCGGTGACAGATCTAAGGCAAATAATGAAGAGCGTATGAAAGATTTAAACAGCTTGGTCGGGATAAG AGTTCTCGCAGTCGAAGGTGTTATCTTTGCACATGTTCTACTGTGTTTCGTTTACACTTACACCGACAATCCTGAATATGTGGAACGa ATGTACGATAATATTGGTTGGAAGTTAGTATTTAACTCACCCCTGTGGCTACAAGCATTTTTCGCGATGACTGGTTTTATCACGGCGTATTCGTTACTCATTTATACAGAAAAACGGGAGCTATCAATCTGGACCTGCATTTTAGCTATTGCACATAGGTGGATGAG ATTGACACCGACATCGATGTTTGTAATATGGTTCTCAATTGCTTGGTACCCGCTCATGGGATCGGGGCCTCATTGGACCTGGGTCGTCGACAGAGAATCCCAAGATTGCTTGGAGCGTTGGTCGTACCATTTGATccatatacaaaattatttgccCCTTGGAAAGTTCTGTAGTGCACAAACCTG GTATATCGCAACGGACTTTCAGCTGCATGTCTTTGGAATTATGCTTATGTTCGTGCTCCTTCGATTCCGCCGACTTGTATTCCCAGTATTGACCACGATATTGGTGGTTTCAGCGGCCTGGACTGCTTTCGACGTTTACTACTACAATCTTCTCCCTATAATTGCCGCTCAAAGTCCTGA AGTACTCCGCACAATATATAAGGATTCGAAGTTACATCAACTTATATATCTGCCAATGTGGATGAACTTAGCGGGATACGCATGTGGCATCGCGGTAGGGTTCATTCATTATAACAATCAGCAAAACGGTGTAAAACTCAATGAAAAGAAG TGGTTCAGCATCCTCAGTCAGGTTTCATTGAACCTGGTGAACGTGGTGATTTTCGTCGGCATCCCATTCCTGGGTGACAAGACTCCCCCATTGTGGGCTTCAGTGATCTACGCTGCGTTCGACCGAACAATTTTCTCGTTACTGTTCTCTACATTCCTCTTGGGGATTATTAGTAAATGCAAAA gtccATTCCTTACTATATGTTCTTGGCGAGGATACCGTTTCCTCGCGAGGTTGACCTACTGCGCCtacattttacatttcacCATCCTACGTTTGGCCATCGCATATAACACTCAACTCGGACATACATCCATATTTGGAATG ATATCTCTTCTTATATTGGGTACGGTCCTCACATACATTGTGAGTATTCCAGTAAGCCTACTCATCGAATTACCAATCATGCAGTTGTGGAAGGCGTTACTGTCAAACATAGTGAGCTCATCAATCCAGGAAACACCTAACCAGAGGAATTTATCCGGCGTCAAAAGTCAGAATGAAGATTAG